A region of Pontiella agarivorans DNA encodes the following proteins:
- a CDS encoding alpha/beta hydrolase: protein MSTSPRLPHVVAGQTENPKLTIVWMHGLGADGHDFSPIVPELKRQLSAPVKFIFPHAPVRPVTLNGGMPMPAWYDIKGIGTPRDFSEDDLEESRQQIEAFIDAELKNGMRPDQILLVGFSQGAAVAFHTGLRYAAPLAGIIALSGYIPVPSEDGSDYPETNKAIPILIAHGTLDPVVPPVLADQALEHLKEQGFPCSFKTYPMEHSVCPEEIDDIAAFIDALL, encoded by the coding sequence ATGAGCACATCCCCTCGCTTACCGCATGTTGTCGCCGGCCAAACCGAAAACCCGAAACTCACTATTGTCTGGATGCATGGGCTCGGTGCTGACGGACATGATTTTTCGCCGATTGTTCCGGAGCTGAAACGTCAGCTGAGCGCGCCGGTAAAATTTATCTTTCCGCATGCGCCGGTGCGGCCGGTTACGCTGAACGGCGGCATGCCGATGCCGGCGTGGTATGACATTAAAGGCATCGGAACACCCCGCGATTTTTCGGAAGATGATCTGGAGGAGAGCCGCCAACAGATTGAAGCCTTTATCGATGCGGAACTCAAAAACGGCATGCGGCCGGATCAGATTCTTCTCGTCGGATTTTCCCAGGGCGCGGCTGTCGCCTTCCATACCGGCCTGCGCTATGCCGCACCGCTCGCCGGCATCATCGCCCTATCCGGCTATATCCCGGTGCCAAGCGAAGATGGCAGTGATTATCCGGAGACCAATAAAGCCATACCGATTCTGATTGCTCACGGGACACTCGACCCGGTTGTTCCGCCCGTGCTGGCCGATCAGGCGCTGGAGCATTTAAAAGAACAGGGATTTCCCTGTTCATTTAAAACCTACCCGATGGAGCATTCGGTCTGCCCGGAGGAGATTGATGACATCGCGGCCTTCATCGATGCGCTCCTCTGA
- a CDS encoding exodeoxyribonuclease III → MKCISWNVNGIRAVMKKGFPDFLDAHAPDVLCLQEIKVHNDDLPGEIQSTATDRGYTGFWNGADRKGYSGTATLSKTEPLSYETRMGDDRFDLEGRFQCLEFQEFFLINTYVPNVKSDLSRLAERQEFDALMRDKIQELEAAKPVVLCGDMNVAHQPIDLARPKPNEGKAGYTDEERAGMTDYIQAGLIDTFRSLNPETVRYSWWSYRGQARANNVGWRIDYFLASQNLQPRIQSADIHCDVTGSDHCPIELITDLG, encoded by the coding sequence ATGAAATGTATATCCTGGAATGTGAATGGAATCCGCGCCGTCATGAAAAAGGGATTTCCCGATTTTTTAGACGCCCATGCCCCCGACGTCCTGTGTCTGCAGGAAATCAAAGTGCATAACGATGATCTGCCCGGGGAAATTCAGAGCACTGCCACCGACCGCGGCTATACCGGCTTCTGGAACGGCGCCGATCGAAAAGGCTACAGCGGTACTGCCACCCTCTCTAAAACGGAACCCCTATCCTACGAGACCCGTATGGGCGATGACCGCTTTGACCTGGAAGGCCGTTTCCAATGTCTGGAATTTCAGGAGTTCTTCCTCATCAACACCTATGTGCCCAATGTGAAGAGCGACCTCTCCCGCCTCGCCGAACGTCAGGAATTCGATGCGCTGATGCGCGATAAAATCCAGGAACTGGAAGCCGCCAAACCGGTTGTACTCTGCGGCGATATGAATGTGGCCCATCAGCCCATCGATCTCGCACGCCCCAAGCCCAACGAAGGCAAAGCCGGCTATACCGACGAAGAACGCGCCGGCATGACCGACTATATTCAGGCCGGACTGATCGACACCTTCCGCTCCCTGAACCCCGAAACCGTGCGTTACTCCTGGTGGAGCTATCGCGGCCAGGCCCGCGCCAACAACGTGGGATGGCGGATCGACTATTTCCTCGCCAGCCAAAACCTGCAGCCCCGCATTCAGTCGGCCGACATCCACTGCGATGTCACCGGCTCCGACCACTGCCCCATCGAACTCATCACCGACCTTGGGTAG